The nucleotide window cgtggcggcggaggcgcgtCGGCACCTCGAGCTCTGCCGACCTCCAGACTTGCGGGCTCAAAGCCCGAAACTCCGTGCCACTTCCATCGGCCAGCAAAGACAGGGAAACTTGTCCAATCATACCCGACACGACCACGGGAACCGTGgggcgggccatggcctcgggcgtcggcgtgctcAAGTGCCGATGACTGATTGATAAGACGCGCCTGAGTGACCATGCTCCGCGGACGACGGTGTGTTGCTGATAGGCGGCCGGTGCAGGTGCCAGACAGTCCTGACGATCAAAtgacgccgcgccgtgccaccgccatcgccgtgccCCTGCCCCCTGATGCTATCTATTTCCCCATGGGGTGATTCGCAACGTGTGCCGTAACCGTGTCGACTCCGGCATCCGGGTCGCCCGGTAAGTAGGTATGTGTACGAAGGACGATTTGCGATGAGGCCGATTGCGAGCAAGCAATGGGCGCTCCGGTATCTGGCCGAGTGTCTCGGGCACGGCACTTAATTCCGTGGACATTGCGACATCCCATCCGACCATCCGCGGCAGATGGCGAAAGCGAACAAGCGACACGCCCCGTCCGGTAAGCACGCGAAACCCAACGAACTGCTCCGAACAACGGAACCGGCCCAGACGCATTTGCAGTCTTGACGAAACACCTTCCGGAAGGGATGTCTGCCACGAGACAATGGGTTTTCCCCAGCTTGTACGCCCCCCACGCGGGGGCCGGCGATGTCGCTCTGCAAAGGGCGCCACCGGTCGCTCCGATGCCCGGCCCCACGACTTTTCGGgtcctcgccggcaacggcggggCGCGTCAGCGATCCCATGACCAGCAggtgcggcgggcgcgcgcatggGGCACCAAGACTCGCGACTTGCAGCGGAGTTTGACGGCGTCCGAGGTCGCAAGCGGGATTGTCATTGATGTAGTACATCATCAAGACATGTGCAGCACGTACAGAACAGGCCGGGAGAAGGGGTGGCTCGAAGCAATGGACTTGGCGCACTGCGATATTGAATGGCTTGGTCTCCGTGCCGTAGCGATACCTACGGCGGCCTTGGATGGGAaacctaggtactaacttTCTACGAAGTAGTTACGTACCAACGTTACGCACCGGACTGTTCGCGTTCCGCCCGGGGGATGCACAATCCAGGAACGCCCAGGAACGCATCATTTCACGTCACGCGGAAGCCCCATCACCCGCTGCGAGACCCCCCGGACGTGATGCCACGCACTCCCCTCTCCCTGCGCTTTGTCCGATGAGACAACGGGGGCGTGAGCATCAATCCGCCGCGGCCTAGCCTGGTCCTGCCAAAGTTGCCGGACGCGGCCAAAGGAAgtgctgctcggcgtcgccaactGTGACCGTAGTGTTATTACTAGTATAGAGGCCGTTGTTTGCTTTTCCATCGTACATGGCAGCCGTGAAACCCTTGGCACCTTGTCGGCCAAGCTTTTTTGCTCCGCACGCGAGTCAAGCAATCGGCTTGTCACTCAGGAACAGGCATCCATCTCGAATGAGGTATCTATGCATGCATTCCTGTTCAAGGGCGGCCTGCGGGGGGGTCGTCGATTGCTTTTGATTCGAGTCTGATGCGCCGCGTGGCAGATGCGACGCAATGGCCGGGCTTGCGTGTGCACTGCCTGCTCCTGCGCCCCTGCGTGCAAGTTTGGGCGAGAGTACAAATACCAAGCAACTTAATGAGCGCTTGGCTcgctgcccgtccgtccattcAGCTGGCCGTTCGCTCCCTGCGTGGGCGGCTAGACCAGTGGGGCCATCGCCGGACTTTTGGCGGGGTCCGATGAGGTGCCGTTGCGGCGCCCTGCCTGGGCAACGCCCACTACTAGCAGCCTCATCAACGGTCGCCGTGACTTGCTGCACGGGCTCAGCGGACACGCCTGGCAACTTAGTACGTACGAAGCACCTCCTTGTCGCCTCCGATTCTCCCATCGAGTAACTATCGCTGTCCACCATCCAGCAGGTGTACCGCGAGGAACACAAGATCGTGCTCACCTTTGTCTCTGTTGGCGGCAGAGAGCGGGGACGAATGAACCTCTGCGGATAGCCTATCCGCCCAAACCTTCTTTCTCTCCGTGTCGCAAACATGATTGCTCCTCTGCTCCGTGCCTTCCAGGCTTGCCAGGTGCATCCCACCACCTCCGATCGTGCCTCGGGCACGGGCAAAGATCAAGGAACCCAATGATTGCCGCTCTCGCCAGCAGCCCCTCAatgagggcggcggacagCACTCGtgacgccaccaccgccgcggaACCCTCGCATTGTCTgttggccgaggaggactcCCGCGGTTTCCCTGCCCTCCAGCCGATTTCGCCTTTGTTGCTGCCGATGGCAAAGCTCACGACAAAAGGATGAACAGACAGGGCGCGCACTTCGTGTGCTCTGGTCGCTTGCTGATGTGATCCGCTATCGGCTGACGTGACCACCCTCACGGCCAGATCGTGGCTCCTGGTTGGGCCAAGCaaagtgctgctgctgctgctgctgcgcgctgcgatgcacgcacgcacgcacgcacgcttcACTTCCTGCCAGACAAGACACACGCCCCTCCACGCCCCACCCCTCCCTTTTTGCCCTCCAGGCTGATGAATCAACGCGCCTTTCAGtaccgcctgcccgccctgcgTGTCCCGCGCACTCTCCgagccgccgagcccgagccccGGGTGGGTCCGCAgtcacttttttttttttcccttccttcctccGCTTTCTTTTTTTCACACCTtgggcctggcggcgctgcgtgCCTGCTCGGCTTGCTTTGATTGACGGACGCATGCATGATTCATGCCGGAGCCGCCTCTGCCCCGCTTTTCCACCAAGGCGGTGTCCGCGTCCCGCAGGGGTCGGAGTCACGATGGTTGCAAATGagcaaagaagaagaaaattTCTTTGCTCTCATCACAGTCATGCGTGTCACTGTTGCGGAGAAGTGAAGTGCAAGTAGTAGATGAGTTTCAAATCGGCTCTGTTCAATTGTTCCGTTGTGCCTATCTAGCGGCCCAGATGCCGACCGAACCCGCTGCCACTCTACCGTTGGCTTCAGCTTCTCCTGAGAGCCCGGGAGCGGCAATCGCAAAATGCAATGTATCATTTGACATTTCCCCCATCATCATTGGTATATCCCTTGACAATGTGCTGTTTGTCCTTTCTAGAGTGGTGACCGTTCTCGTAAAACATGAACGTGAATGTATGAAATCAAAAGTCGCTATTTTTAAAAACCAGTTTGCCCGCCATATGCCGTGAGGTATCATGCCCATGTAGAAGTAAAAAACGCCGTGCTATGCCATCGCTGCCGTAAAGAATTGAGACTGGAGAGAATTCGCTGGAAAGAGCTGCGTCGGAACCTAGTATACCGAGATGGCAGATACCAGGCCCGCGGGAGACCTCCGCGAGACGTAGTACTCTTCGTCGTACAGCGAAccctgctccttggcctccttctcGGTGTAGGGCAGCAAGGCGTCGGCAGGTGATGGCGGCATCGACTCGTCGTCAGACTCTTCAGAGTCGTGGTCGGCGAGAAGCTCGGGCGGCGAGTTGGAGTGGGATGGTGTccggacgagctcgagctgggcgtAGTCCTCttcgaggtcgtcgcccatttcctgctcgtcgtcgtaggCGGCCACCGGTCGGGAAGTGACGACCGGCGTCCgggcggagacggagacggcgggggTCATCTCAACGTCGTCCTCGTAGTCAAAGTCGGAATCGGAGTCAGAAGAGTCGGAGTCgtactcgtcctcgggctgcTCAGCGATGCTATCGGCCCACTggacgtggcgggcggcagtCTTATCGCTTGAAGAGCCGCGAACCGACTGGTTGAACCAGCGCTCCTGCTCgcgctcggcatcggcaagctcaagcaTCAGGGAGTCGAGGAGGTTGGCGTGCCCTACGAGCAGGCGGAGGTCGTGATCAGGCTGGGCCGCCTCGCGAGAGAGCTTGGCCCGGGCCTTGTGAGCCAGGTAGTAAGTCTGCGTGATGGACATGGCTTTCTTGGTGGCGGATCGGATGAGTGGTTGTTGCTTTCCAAAGGAGAAGCTTGCAGTTTGTGGTCGAGCAACTGCGGCAGTGGACATGATGATCAAGAGGATCCGGAGATGTCTTCCGGAGGGGCGGGCTCGGGTTGTTATAAAATCCAAGCAACCAAGTGAGTTGCAGCGTGGACCTTGGCGTTGCcgaagggaggggggtgtgCCGTGGTGGAGTTGTGGTGGGCGTGCGAAGTGGTGAGGGTGGGTCTTTTAGCGGGTGACTCAAGGCAGCAGACACGCCCGATTGCGGTGCAGGGAAGCCGAAACTGTGCCTGGAGGCGGTGATGGGAGCAAGCTGGGATAGTATGCGGTGCTGGCTCGCTTTGTCATGCAGACCGATGTTGACGAGTGGGACTGTTGTCGTTGATGTGGTGATTGATGTTGAGCTCGCTCGTGTAaatgctcgtcgtcggtatCGAAGATGTGATGGGGAATAGAGATGTTGTGCCGGGAtcccgggggggggatcCGGATTCTTTTAACTCGGAGGAGGGTGAGCAGCCCGTCAGACCTACTGTCCGCATCCcgagccacgacgacgccgacgacgacgacgacgacgacagcaacgcACACCCCGGCCGGGCTTTGGCGCTCGCGAACCCGAGCCCGCGCGCACGCAGgggtgagcgagcgagtggGTTGCCGTAAGGGTGTGCGCAAGCCGTGGACATTCCGCACTGCCGCTGACTAAATCCGACGACTCTAAGCCCGCAAAGCCCGTTAGGCTCAGGCTTGCGGAGCCAAATCCGAGGTCTCAACAGCCGCGACGGAACCCGTGtgcccggccacggcgtcgccgttggcTATGTACCCTCGCGCATAACGGTACTCCGCTCGCGGGGGTCGGCGGCTTGGAAATCCCCTTGACTGGGCCTCAAGCTTcacgctggcgccgcgccacggGTGGGTGGAGGGCTCGTTTCTCCGAGCGGTATTCCTAATCAGCGTCCGCCTGGTGACGATGACTGATGATggtgcgcccgcgccctgtgattccat belongs to Purpureocillium takamizusanense chromosome 1, complete sequence and includes:
- a CDS encoding uncharacterized protein (EggNog:ENOG503P2IJ), yielding MSTAAVARPQTASFSFGKQQPLIRSATKKAMSITQTYYLAHKARAKLSREAAQPDHDLRLLVGHANLLDSLMLELADAEREQERWFNQSVRGSSSDKTAARHVQWADSIAEQPEDEYDSDSSDSDSDFDYEDDVEMTPAVSVSARTPVVTSRPVAAYDDEQEMGDDLEEDYAQLELVRTPSHSNSPPELLADHDSEESDDESMPPSPADALLPYTEKEAKEQGSLYDEEYYVSRRSPAGLVSAISVY